The Pseudomonas sp. TH06 genome contains the following window.
GTGTTTTCCGATGTGTTCATGCCCATCCTGCCGGCACTGATCATTGCCGGCCTGCTGATGGGCATCAACAATCTGCTTGGTGCCAAGGGCATGTTCATCGAGGGCCAGACCCTGCTGGACGCCTACCCGAAACTCGACGGGCTCTGGAGCCTGATCAATCTGATGGCCAACACCTCCTTTGTGTTTCTGCCGGCACTGGTGGGCTGGTCGGCGGCCAAGCGTTTTGGCGGCAGCGAAATCCTCGGCATCGTGCTCGGCCTGATGCTGGTTCACCCGGATCTGCTCAACGCCTGGAACTACGGCAAGGCCGTGGCCGGGCTGGACGGGCAACAAATGCCGTACTTCGACATCCTTGGTCTGTTTCAGGTGGAGAAAGTCGGTTATCAGGGGCAGATCCTGCCGATATTGCTGGCCGCGTACGTGATGAGCGTCATCGAGAAATGGCTGCGGGCGCGAGTGCCCAATGCGGTGCAATTGCTGGTGGTGCCGATCACCACCATCGTTGTCACAGGTGTGCTGGCGCTGGCGGTGATCGGCCCGGTGACCCGTCATCTCGGCATCCTGATCACCGAAGGCGTGGTCATGCTGTTTGATCTGGCGCCGATGGTCGGCGGGGCGATTTTCGGACTGCTCTATGCACCGTTGGTGATCACCGGCATGCACCACATGTTCCTGGCGGTCGATCTGCAGTTGATCTCGACCCAGGGCGGCACATTTATCTGGCCGATGATCGTCATGTCCAACCTCGCCCAGGGCAGTGCAGCGCTGGCAGTGTTCTACATGACGCGCAATGCGCGGGACAAAAGCATGGCTTCAACCTCGGCGATTTCCGCGTATTTCGGCATCACCGAACCGGCCATGTTCGGGGTCAACCTGCGCTACAAGTTTCCGTTCTACGCGGCGCTGACCGGCTCGGCGCTGGGCTGCATCTTCCTGTCGCTGAACAAGATCCAGGCCTCGGCGATTGGCGTCGGTGGTTTACCCGGTTTCATCTCGATCATTCCGCAGTTCATTCCGATGTTTGTGATCGGGATGCTGATTGCCATGGTTGTGCCGTTTGTTCTGACCTGTGCGCTGAGCATGAAGATTGTCCGTCCCGGCTACCGGGTGGCCTGATGCCAACCCCTGTAGGAGCTGTCGCAGACTGCGATCTTTTGACTTTGGCTTTTTAAAAAAAACATCAAAAGATCGCAGCCTGCGGCAGCTCCTACAGAGGTCAACATATTCAAGAGGGAGATGTGCCATGCAAGACTGGCAGCGTTCGGTGATCTACCAGATCTACCCGAAGAGTTTTCACAGCCATGCCGGCAACCCCACCGGTGATCTGCTCGGGGTCGTGGCCAAGCTCGATTACCTGCAATGGCTGGGTGTCGATTGCCTGTGGATCACGCCGTTCCTGCGTTCACCGCAACGTGACAACGGCTACGACATCAGCGATTACTACGCGATCGACCCGAGTTACGGCAGCATGGCCGACTGCGAACTGCTGATCGCCGAAGCCGGCAAGCGCGGGATCAAGCTGATGCTCGACATCGTGGTCAACCACACCTCGATCGAACACGTCTGGTTCCAGCAGGCGCGCAGCAGTCTCGACAATCCGTATCGCGACTTTTATATCTGGCGTGATCAGCCGAACAACTGGGAATCCAAGTTCGGTGGCTCGGCCTGGGAGTACGAAGCTCAGACCGGGCAGTATTTCCTGCACCTGTTCGACCACACCCAGGCCGATCTGAATTGGGACAACCCCAAGGTGCGCGCCGAAGTGTTCAAAATGATGCGCTTCTGGCGCGACAAGGGCGTGGGTGGTTTCCGTCTCGATGTGATCAATCTGATCTCCAAGCCTGCGGACTTTCCCGAGGACAACAGCGACGGTCGTCGTTTTTACACCGATGGCCCGAACGTCCATGAGTATTTGCAGCAGATGCATCGCGAAGTCTTCGAGGGGCACGACCTGATCAACGTTGGCGAGATGTCATCCACCAGCCTCGAGCACTGCATTCGCTACTCGAATCCGCAATCGCAAGAGCTGTCGATGACTTTCAATTTTCATCACCTGAAAGTCGATTATCCGAACCTGCAGAAATGGGTTCGCGCCGATTTCGATTTCCTGCGACTCAAGCGGATTCTCTCCGACTGGCAGACCGGCATGCAGGCCGGTGGCGGCTGGAATGCGCTGTTCTGGTGTAACCACGATCAGCCACGGGTGGTCTCGCGTTTTGGCCATGATGGCGAGTACCGGGAGCTCTCGGCGAAGATGCTCGGCACCGCACTGCACTTTTTACAGGGCACGCCGTTCGTGTATCAGGGTGAAGAGTTGGGGATGACCAACCCTGGGTTCGAACACATCGATCAGTACCGCGATGTCGAAACCTTGAACATCTTCCGTCTCAAGCGCGAAGGGGGCACCAGCGACGCCGACAACATGGCCGCGATCATGCAGAAGTCCCGCGACAACGGACGTACGCCGATGCACTGGAACGCTGAAGCGAATGCCGGTTTCAGCAGCGTTGAACCTTGGATCGGGGTGCCGGCGAATGCCGCGCAGATCAACGTCGCCCAGCAGCTCGACGACCCGCAATCGGTGCTGCATCACTACCGCCACCTGATCACGTTGCGGCGCACTGAGGCGTTGATGTCCGACGGTGTCTACCGGCAGTTGTTGCCGGAGCACAAGCAAGTCTGGGTTTACCTGCGCGAGGGGATGGGGGAGCGCCTGCTGGTGGTGAACAACTTCTACGGCACACCGTGCGAAGTCGAACTGCCCATGCAGATCGACGACACGCTGAGCCAGCGCTTGCTGATCAGCAATTACCCGGACTGCCCGCAGCGTAATCGACAGGTGATTTTGCGACCTTACGAATCGTTCGTTCTGCACCTGATCGACCCTTGATCATTCACTGAAAAACACCGTTTGAAATAAACACGCAGAGCCCTGCGCGGGGGAGTTTTGCGCGCCGAATTCATGCAAACACACAATAAAAATAATGGGGTGGCTTATGAAAACAACAATAAATCGCAGCCTTGCAGTGGCAGGGATATGCCTCGCGTTTCCACAGTCGTCGCATGCGTTGGAGTTCGGTGGTTACTTGCGCAGTGGCATTGGCAATTCGCTCAAGGGCGGTGGCCAGTCATGTTTTCAGTTACCGGGAGCACAAACCAAATACCGCTTGGGCAACGAATGCGAACAGTACGGTGAGCTCGAGCTGCGTCAGGACCTGTACACCCTCGACGACGGCTCGGTGCTCAGCGTCGACGGCATGGCCTCGCTGTACAACCGCTATAACCGCAGCCCGACGTTCAACGAAGACAACGGTTCGATTCGCCTGCCGCAGGCCTACGCCCAGTGGTCGGCGATGCCCGCGCTCAACGGCGGCTCACTCTGGGCCGGCCGCCGTTACTACAAACGTAACGACATCCATATTTCCGATTTTTACTACTGGAACCAAAGCGCCACCGGTG
Protein-coding sequences here:
- the treC gene encoding alpha,alpha-phosphotrehalase, with protein sequence MQDWQRSVIYQIYPKSFHSHAGNPTGDLLGVVAKLDYLQWLGVDCLWITPFLRSPQRDNGYDISDYYAIDPSYGSMADCELLIAEAGKRGIKLMLDIVVNHTSIEHVWFQQARSSLDNPYRDFYIWRDQPNNWESKFGGSAWEYEAQTGQYFLHLFDHTQADLNWDNPKVRAEVFKMMRFWRDKGVGGFRLDVINLISKPADFPEDNSDGRRFYTDGPNVHEYLQQMHREVFEGHDLINVGEMSSTSLEHCIRYSNPQSQELSMTFNFHHLKVDYPNLQKWVRADFDFLRLKRILSDWQTGMQAGGGWNALFWCNHDQPRVVSRFGHDGEYRELSAKMLGTALHFLQGTPFVYQGEELGMTNPGFEHIDQYRDVETLNIFRLKREGGTSDADNMAAIMQKSRDNGRTPMHWNAEANAGFSSVEPWIGVPANAAQINVAQQLDDPQSVLHHYRHLITLRRTEALMSDGVYRQLLPEHKQVWVYLREGMGERLLVVNNFYGTPCEVELPMQIDDTLSQRLLISNYPDCPQRNRQVILRPYESFVLHLIDP
- the treP gene encoding PTS system trehalose-specific EIIBC component, which produces MSHDYPKIASELLQSLGGSENLEQAAHCVTRLRLALKNPGLVDSATLNQIDLVKGSFFTGGLYQVVIGPGEVEKVYAELRRQTGLAASTIADVKQKSAEKINAMQRLVRVFSDVFMPILPALIIAGLLMGINNLLGAKGMFIEGQTLLDAYPKLDGLWSLINLMANTSFVFLPALVGWSAAKRFGGSEILGIVLGLMLVHPDLLNAWNYGKAVAGLDGQQMPYFDILGLFQVEKVGYQGQILPILLAAYVMSVIEKWLRARVPNAVQLLVVPITTIVVTGVLALAVIGPVTRHLGILITEGVVMLFDLAPMVGGAIFGLLYAPLVITGMHHMFLAVDLQLISTQGGTFIWPMIVMSNLAQGSAALAVFYMTRNARDKSMASTSAISAYFGITEPAMFGVNLRYKFPFYAALTGSALGCIFLSLNKIQASAIGVGGLPGFISIIPQFIPMFVIGMLIAMVVPFVLTCALSMKIVRPGYRVA